From Pseudomonas sp. G.S.17, the proteins below share one genomic window:
- a CDS encoding HAD family hydrolase, whose amino-acid sequence MRLALFDLDNTLLGGDSDHAWGDYLCERGILDPVVYKTRNDAFYQDYLAGTLNLTDYLNFSLEILGSTDMAQLDEWHRDFMRDCIEPIILPKAMELIAMHRDAGDKLVVITATNRFVTAPIVARLGIDTLLATECEVIDGRYSGRTTDIPCFREGKVTRLNKWLEENHFNLDDSYFYSDSLNDLPLLEQVANPVAVDPDPKLRAEAESRGWPVITLRS is encoded by the coding sequence ATGCGTCTGGCCTTATTCGACCTCGACAACACACTTTTGGGCGGCGACAGCGATCACGCATGGGGCGATTACCTGTGCGAGCGCGGCATCCTCGACCCTGTTGTCTACAAAACGCGTAACGATGCGTTTTATCAGGATTACCTGGCCGGAACCTTGAATCTGACCGATTACCTGAACTTCAGCCTGGAAATCCTCGGCAGCACCGATATGGCGCAACTGGACGAATGGCACCGCGACTTCATGCGCGACTGCATCGAACCGATCATCCTGCCAAAAGCCATGGAACTCATCGCCATGCATCGCGACGCTGGCGACAAGCTCGTGGTGATCACCGCAACCAATCGTTTCGTCACGGCCCCCATCGTCGCGCGGCTGGGTATCGATACCCTGCTGGCGACCGAATGTGAGGTCATCGACGGACGCTACAGCGGCCGCACCACCGATATACCCTGCTTTCGTGAAGGCAAGGTGACGCGGCTCAATAAATGGCTGGAAGAGAACCACTTCAATCTTGATGACAGCTACTTCTACAGCGACTCGCTGAACGACCTGCCGCTGCTGGAGCAAGTCGCCAACCCGGTAGCCGTCGATCCCGACCCTAAACTGCGCGCCGAAGCTGAAAGCCGTGGCTGGCCGGTGATTACCTTGCGGAGTTGA
- the rpiA gene encoding ribose-5-phosphate isomerase RpiA, which translates to MTQDQLKQAVAQAAVDFILPKLDDKSVVGVGTGSTANCFIDALARHKGAFDGAVASSEATAARLKGHGIPVYELNTVSDLEFYVDGADESDEHLHLIKGGGAALTREKIVAAVAKTFICIADASKLVPVLGAFPLPVEVIPMARSHVARQLVKLGGDPVYREGVLTDNGNIILDVFNMNITNPVELESQINAIVGVVTNGLFAARPADLLLLGTSEGVKTLTR; encoded by the coding sequence ATGACCCAGGATCAACTCAAACAAGCTGTGGCCCAGGCCGCCGTGGACTTCATCCTCCCGAAACTGGACGACAAGAGCGTCGTCGGCGTCGGCACCGGCTCCACAGCCAACTGTTTCATCGATGCGCTGGCCAGACACAAGGGCGCTTTCGATGGCGCGGTCGCCAGTTCCGAAGCCACTGCGGCACGTCTCAAGGGCCATGGCATTCCGGTCTACGAGCTCAATACCGTCAGCGATCTGGAATTCTATGTCGATGGCGCCGACGAAAGTGACGAGCATCTGCACCTGATCAAGGGCGGCGGCGCGGCGTTGACCCGCGAGAAAATCGTCGCGGCCGTGGCCAAGACCTTCATCTGCATTGCCGATGCCAGCAAGTTGGTGCCGGTGCTGGGCGCTTTCCCGCTGCCGGTGGAAGTCATTCCTATGGCCCGCAGCCATGTCGCTCGCCAACTGGTGAAGCTGGGCGGCGACCCGGTCTATCGCGAAGGCGTGCTGACCGACAACGGCAACATCATTCTCGACGTGTTCAACATGAACATCACCAACCCGGTCGAGCTGGAAAGCCAGATCAACGCCATCGTCGGCGTGGTCACCAACGGCCTGTTCGCCGCACGTCCGGCTGATTTACTGCTGCTGGGTACCAGCGAAGGCGTAAAGACGCTGACTCGGTAA
- a CDS encoding SdiA-regulated domain-containing protein — translation MSTRSRLLKPKDRVSRMRWYAGLLLVAVIGYGVAVLLHWDDRGVLWIKEALESPSERAASFWLPDYKVDIDAKLLPGMEKDEASDLSYSPASKTLFSVMGKNAFLVELTLKGDVLRKIPLVGWSNPEGVAVLENGLIAITDERQHLLSIVKVTPDTTTLNIAEAMKYDLGPSKDQNKGFEGIAWDPRRQQILLGEERPAAMFTWKSDGSGLLEGDKQKLESLVLNMRNLSALSIEPRTGHTLALSADSHLLLELDEKGEQVSFMTLLGGFNGLNKTIPRAEGVAVDESGTMYMVSEPNLFYSFKKR, via the coding sequence ATGTCCACCCGCTCCCGATTGTTGAAACCCAAAGACCGCGTGTCGCGCATGCGCTGGTATGCAGGATTGCTGCTTGTTGCGGTAATCGGCTACGGCGTGGCGGTCCTGCTGCATTGGGATGATCGCGGCGTGCTGTGGATCAAGGAAGCACTGGAAAGCCCGTCCGAACGCGCCGCCAGCTTCTGGTTGCCCGACTATAAGGTCGATATCGACGCCAAGCTGCTGCCGGGCATGGAGAAGGATGAGGCTTCTGATCTGTCCTACAGCCCAGCGAGCAAAACCCTGTTTTCGGTCATGGGCAAGAACGCTTTTCTGGTCGAGCTGACGTTGAAAGGCGATGTGCTGCGCAAGATTCCGCTGGTGGGCTGGAGCAATCCTGAAGGCGTTGCGGTGCTGGAGAATGGCTTGATTGCGATCACCGATGAGCGCCAGCACCTGCTGAGTATCGTCAAGGTAACGCCGGACACCACGACGCTGAACATCGCCGAGGCCATGAAATACGACCTCGGCCCGTCGAAAGACCAGAACAAAGGTTTCGAAGGCATCGCCTGGGATCCGCGCCGCCAGCAAATCCTGCTCGGCGAAGAGCGTCCGGCGGCGATGTTTACCTGGAAAAGTGATGGCAGCGGGTTGCTTGAGGGCGACAAACAGAAACTCGAAAGCCTCGTATTGAATATGCGCAACCTGTCGGCACTCAGCATCGAGCCGCGCACCGGCCACACCCTGGCACTGTCCGCGGATTCGCACTTGCTGCTGGAACTGGACGAGAAGGGCGAGCAGGTCAGCTTCATGACCCTGCTGGGCGGCTTCAACGGCCTGAACAAAACCATTCCTCGTGCCGAGGGCGTGGCAGTCGATGAAAGCGGCACGATGTACATGGTCAGCGAGCCGAACCTGTTTTATTCGTTCAAGAAGCGTTAA
- a CDS encoding FAD-binding oxidoreductase, whose amino-acid sequence MTHPALIDELKTLVEPGKVLTDADSLEAYGKDWTKQYAPAPVAIVFPKSIEQVQAIVLWANEHKVALVPSGGRTGLSAAAVAANGEVVVSFDYMNQVLELNLTERTARCQPGVITKQLQNLAEENGLYYPVDFASSGSSQIGGNIGTNAGGIKVIRYGMTRNWVAGLKVVTGKGDILELNKDLIKNATGYDLRQLFIGGEGTLGFVVEATMRLDRAPKNLTAMVLGTTDFDSIMPVLHAFHGRLDLTAFEFFSDKAFARVMSRGDVPSPFDTPCPFYVLLEFEATTEDVANEALATFEHCVEQGWVQDGVMSQSEQQLQNLWKLREYISETISHFTPYKNDISVTVSKVPAFLSEIDAIVAEHYPDFEVLWYGHIGDGNLHLNILKPEALDKNEFFVKCAKVNKWVFETVQKYNGSISAEHGVGMTKRDYLTYSRSPVEIEYMKAVKAVFDPNGIMNPGKIFAV is encoded by the coding sequence ATGACCCATCCTGCGCTGATAGATGAGCTGAAGACCCTGGTTGAGCCTGGCAAAGTGCTGACCGATGCCGACTCCCTTGAGGCCTACGGCAAGGACTGGACCAAGCAGTACGCGCCCGCGCCTGTTGCCATCGTCTTTCCCAAGAGCATCGAGCAAGTGCAGGCCATTGTCCTGTGGGCCAATGAACACAAGGTCGCGCTGGTGCCATCTGGCGGCCGGACCGGGCTTTCCGCTGCGGCCGTGGCAGCCAATGGCGAAGTAGTGGTCTCGTTCGATTACATGAACCAGGTGCTGGAACTGAACCTCACCGAGCGCACCGCGCGTTGCCAGCCGGGGGTGATCACCAAGCAATTGCAGAACCTCGCGGAAGAAAACGGCCTGTACTATCCGGTGGATTTTGCTTCGTCAGGTTCGAGCCAGATTGGCGGCAATATCGGCACCAATGCCGGCGGGATCAAGGTCATTCGCTACGGCATGACCCGGAACTGGGTCGCGGGCCTGAAAGTTGTTACCGGCAAAGGCGACATCCTCGAACTGAACAAAGACCTGATCAAGAACGCCACCGGCTACGATCTGCGTCAGCTGTTCATCGGCGGTGAAGGCACGTTGGGTTTTGTGGTCGAGGCCACCATGCGCCTGGATCGTGCGCCGAAAAACCTCACCGCGATGGTGCTGGGAACCACCGACTTCGATTCGATCATGCCCGTGTTGCATGCCTTCCACGGCAGACTGGATCTGACGGCCTTCGAGTTCTTTTCCGACAAGGCCTTTGCCCGTGTCATGAGCCGTGGGGACGTGCCGTCGCCATTCGATACCCCGTGCCCGTTCTATGTCCTGCTGGAATTCGAAGCGACCACCGAAGACGTGGCCAACGAAGCGCTGGCGACATTCGAGCATTGCGTCGAACAAGGCTGGGTGCAGGATGGCGTGATGAGCCAGAGCGAACAGCAGCTGCAGAACCTGTGGAAGCTGCGCGAATACATCTCGGAAACCATCTCGCACTTCACGCCTTACAAGAACGACATTTCGGTTACCGTTTCGAAAGTGCCAGCGTTCCTGAGCGAAATTGACGCGATCGTCGCCGAACACTACCCGGATTTCGAAGTGCTCTGGTACGGCCACATTGGCGATGGCAACCTGCACTTGAACATCCTCAAGCCTGAGGCTCTCGACAAGAACGAGTTCTTCGTCAAGTGCGCCAAGGTCAACAAATGGGTGTTCGAGACCGTGCAGAAGTACAACGGCTCGATCTCCGCCGAGCACGGCGTGGGCATGACCAAGCGCGATTACCTGACTTACAGCCGTTCGCCGGTCGAGATCGAGTACATGAAAGCCGTCAAAGCGGTATTCGACCCGAATGGCATCATGAACCCGGGCAAAATCTTCGCTGTTTGA
- a CDS encoding SdiA-regulated domain-containing protein, with the protein MFFVGREYRLMERAWFNWQVLWQAKDLATVGLGDYRVTIEAQPIVGLDDDVSALSYDPDRKSLFTVTNKNAEMVELSLEGRILRRIALTGFGDAEAVEYISPGIYVISDEYQQRLIKVHVDDDTLFLDAADAEQLTLGIDAGGNSGFEGLAYDTKGQRLFVAKERKPVQIIEVRGFPNLSTDTPNVIEVASNARRDAGLFVRDLSSLQFDERSGHLLALSDESRQILELDTEGRPIGNVSLSSGQMGLRKNVPQAEGIAMGDDGTLYLVSEPNLFYVFKKQ; encoded by the coding sequence ATGTTTTTCGTGGGCCGTGAGTATCGGTTGATGGAGCGCGCCTGGTTCAATTGGCAGGTGCTGTGGCAAGCGAAAGATCTCGCGACGGTTGGGCTTGGCGACTATCGCGTGACTATCGAGGCCCAGCCCATCGTCGGGCTCGACGATGATGTTTCCGCCCTCAGCTACGATCCGGACCGCAAAAGCCTGTTCACCGTGACCAACAAGAATGCGGAGATGGTCGAGCTGAGCCTTGAGGGCCGGATTCTGCGGCGTATCGCGCTGACCGGTTTTGGCGATGCCGAAGCGGTGGAGTACATCAGTCCTGGCATTTACGTCATCAGCGATGAATACCAGCAACGGCTGATCAAGGTGCATGTGGACGATGACACGCTGTTCCTCGACGCGGCGGACGCCGAGCAACTGACCTTGGGCATCGATGCTGGCGGCAATAGCGGTTTTGAAGGCCTGGCTTACGACACCAAAGGCCAGCGCCTGTTTGTCGCCAAAGAGCGCAAGCCGGTGCAGATCATCGAAGTGCGCGGCTTCCCCAATCTCAGCACCGATACGCCGAACGTCATCGAAGTGGCCTCCAATGCGCGGCGCGATGCGGGATTGTTCGTGCGTGACTTGTCGAGCTTGCAGTTCGATGAACGCAGCGGCCATTTGCTGGCGCTGTCGGATGAGTCGCGGCAGATTCTCGAACTCGACACCGAAGGCCGCCCGATTGGCAATGTCTCGCTGAGCAGCGGCCAGATGGGCTTGCGCAAGAATGTGCCGCAAGCCGAAGGCATCGCCATGGGCGATGACGGCACGCTGTATCTGGTCAGCGAGCCGAATCTGTTTTATGTGTTCAAGAAGCAGTGA
- a CDS encoding DUF2269 domain-containing protein: MEHFTTIKILHVVTTVLFLLSALGLAGFVIKQRRSGDASVQNRLLQRPWLFVWLLMGLCLLIMPISGWWLVHYAGWSLGQTWLLSSSVLYTLGTLSWAWLVARLNRLRTAGGGKPAVTLGLAIFSAVCFIAIAGLMGAKPV; the protein is encoded by the coding sequence ATGGAACATTTCACCACGATCAAAATCCTCCACGTCGTCACCACCGTGCTGTTTTTGCTCAGCGCGCTGGGACTGGCTGGATTCGTCATCAAACAACGCCGCTCAGGCGATGCGAGCGTGCAAAACCGCCTGTTGCAGCGGCCGTGGTTGTTCGTCTGGCTGCTGATGGGGCTTTGTTTGCTGATCATGCCGATCAGCGGCTGGTGGCTGGTGCATTACGCTGGCTGGTCGCTGGGGCAAACCTGGTTGCTGTCGAGCAGCGTGCTCTACACCCTCGGCACGCTGAGTTGGGCATGGCTGGTGGCGCGGCTCAATCGACTGCGCACCGCAGGTGGCGGCAAGCCAGCGGTCACCCTGGGTTTGGCCATCTTCAGCGCCGTGTGCTTTATCGCCATTGCCGGGCTGATGGGTGCCAAACCGGTTTAA
- a CDS encoding RNA pyrophosphohydrolase — translation MIDPDGFRPNVGIILTNDAGQVLWARRINQDAWQFPQGGINPQETPEDALYRELNEEVGLEREDVQILACTRGWLRYRLPQRLVRTHSQPLCIGQKQKWFLLRLVSNEQRVRMDLTGKPEFDGWRWVSYWYPLGQVVTFKREVYRRALKELAPRLLSRD, via the coding sequence GTGATCGACCCCGATGGTTTCCGTCCAAATGTCGGGATTATTCTGACAAACGATGCTGGCCAGGTCCTATGGGCTCGGCGAATCAACCAAGATGCCTGGCAGTTTCCACAAGGCGGGATCAACCCTCAGGAAACGCCGGAAGACGCGCTTTACCGTGAATTGAATGAAGAAGTCGGGCTTGAGCGCGAAGATGTGCAAATTCTTGCCTGTACACGAGGCTGGTTGCGTTATCGTCTCCCGCAACGACTGGTCAGGACGCACAGCCAACCGCTGTGTATCGGCCAAAAGCAAAAATGGTTTCTCCTGCGCCTGGTCTCCAACGAGCAGCGGGTGCGGATGGATTTGACCGGGAAACCGGAATTCGATGGCTGGCGCTGGGTCAGTTATTGGTATCCGCTGGGTCAGGTGGTGACATTCAAGCGCGAGGTGTATCGACGCGCACTCAAAGAGCTTGCCCCGCGCCTTTTATCGCGCGACTGA
- a CDS encoding fumarylacetoacetate hydrolase family protein, which yields MSYQHKYVDGTSIHFPMGKVVCIGRNYAEHAKELDNPVPTEPLLFIKPGSCVVPLEGGFTIPADRGSVHYEAEIVVLIGKPLTKSPTREEVLDAISGFAPGLDLTLRDLQSKLKEKGLPWELAKSFDGAAVIAPFVPAETYDDLTDIGIRLTINGEVRQDGNSSSMLNPIVPMIQHMAACFSLQAGDLIMTGTPAGVGPFQAGDDLVLELTGHTRFESSVR from the coding sequence ATGAGCTATCAGCACAAGTATGTCGACGGGACCAGCATCCACTTTCCAATGGGCAAAGTGGTGTGCATTGGCCGTAATTACGCCGAACACGCCAAGGAACTGGACAATCCGGTGCCGACCGAGCCGTTGCTGTTCATCAAGCCGGGCAGTTGCGTGGTGCCGCTGGAAGGTGGTTTCACGATTCCGGCTGATCGCGGCTCGGTGCATTACGAAGCCGAAATCGTCGTGCTGATCGGCAAACCGCTGACCAAAAGCCCGACCCGCGAAGAAGTGCTGGATGCCATTTCCGGCTTCGCTCCGGGCCTGGACCTGACTTTGCGTGATCTGCAGTCGAAGCTGAAAGAGAAAGGCCTGCCATGGGAATTGGCTAAATCGTTCGACGGCGCAGCGGTTATCGCGCCGTTCGTCCCGGCAGAAACCTATGACGACCTGACCGATATCGGTATTCGTCTGACCATCAATGGCGAAGTTCGCCAGGACGGTAACAGCAGCTCCATGCTCAACCCCATCGTGCCGATGATTCAGCACATGGCAGCGTGCTTCTCGCTGCAAGCCGGTGACCTGATCATGACCGGCACGCCCGCCGGCGTTGGTCCGTTCCAGGCCGGGGACGATCTGGTGCTTGAGCTGACCGGCCACACCCGTTTCGAAAGCAGCGTTCGGTGA
- the ilvA gene encoding threonine ammonia-lyase, biosynthetic produces the protein MLEQYVKKILTSRVYDVAVETPLHGARQLSERLGNQVLLKREDLQPVFSFKIRGAYNKLAQLSPEELARGVVTASAGNHAQGLALAAKTLGVEATIVMPKTTPEIKVEGVRSRGGKVVLHGDSFPEALAYSLKLVEEMGFVYIHPYDDPDTIAGQGTVAMEILRQHPGQLDAIFVPVGGGGLIAGIAAYVKYLRPEIKVIGVEPDDSNCLQQAMAYGERVVLQQVGLFADGVAVAQIGKHTFDICKDYVDEVITVSTDEICAAIKDIYDDTRSITEPAGALGVAGIKKYVEQYGVSGQTLVAIDSGANVNFDRLRHVAERAELGEGREAIIAVTIPEQPGSFKAFCEAIGKRQITEFNYRYHTDREAHIFVGVQTHPDTDPRAALVASLTEQGFPVLDLTDNELAKLHIRHMVGGHSERVSDEVVFRFEFPERPGALFNFLNKLGGQWNISMFHYRNHGAADGRVMAGLVVPENERHLIPAALAEIGYPYWDESENPAYKLFLG, from the coding sequence ATGCTTGAACAGTACGTCAAGAAAATCCTCACCTCCCGCGTCTACGACGTGGCCGTGGAAACCCCGCTGCACGGCGCTCGCCAGCTGTCCGAACGCTTGGGCAATCAGGTGCTGCTCAAGCGCGAAGACTTGCAGCCGGTGTTCTCGTTCAAGATTCGCGGCGCGTACAACAAGCTGGCGCAGTTGAGCCCGGAAGAGCTCGCGCGCGGCGTGGTCACCGCGTCGGCGGGCAATCACGCGCAGGGCCTGGCGCTGGCGGCGAAAACGCTAGGCGTCGAAGCGACCATCGTCATGCCCAAGACCACCCCGGAAATCAAGGTCGAAGGCGTGCGCTCCCGCGGCGGCAAAGTAGTGCTGCACGGCGATTCGTTCCCCGAAGCGCTGGCCTATTCGCTGAAACTGGTCGAGGAAATGGGCTTCGTCTACATCCATCCGTATGACGACCCCGACACTATCGCCGGCCAAGGCACCGTGGCGATGGAAATCCTCCGTCAGCACCCGGGCCAGCTCGACGCGATTTTTGTCCCGGTGGGCGGCGGCGGGCTGATTGCCGGCATCGCGGCCTACGTGAAATACCTGCGCCCGGAGATCAAGGTGATCGGCGTCGAGCCGGACGATTCCAACTGCCTGCAACAAGCCATGGCCTACGGCGAGCGCGTGGTGTTGCAGCAGGTCGGATTGTTCGCCGATGGCGTGGCGGTGGCGCAGATCGGCAAGCACACCTTCGACATCTGCAAGGATTACGTCGACGAAGTGATCACGGTCAGCACCGACGAAATTTGCGCGGCGATCAAGGACATCTACGACGACACCCGTTCGATCACCGAACCCGCCGGCGCGCTGGGCGTCGCCGGGATCAAGAAATACGTCGAACAGTACGGCGTCAGCGGCCAGACCCTGGTGGCCATTGATTCCGGGGCCAACGTCAATTTCGACCGTCTGCGCCATGTGGCCGAACGCGCCGAACTGGGCGAAGGCCGCGAAGCCATCATCGCCGTGACCATTCCCGAGCAGCCGGGCAGCTTCAAGGCCTTCTGCGAAGCCATCGGCAAACGGCAGATCACCGAATTCAACTACCGCTACCACACCGACCGCGAGGCGCACATCTTCGTCGGCGTGCAGACCCATCCCGACACCGATCCGCGTGCGGCGTTGGTCGCCAGCCTGACTGAACAGGGTTTTCCGGTGCTGGACCTCACCGACAACGAACTGGCCAAGCTGCACATCCGGCACATGGTCGGCGGCCACTCCGAGCGGGTCAGCGATGAAGTAGTGTTCCGCTTCGAATTCCCGGAACGGCCGGGCGCGCTGTTCAACTTCCTCAACAAGCTGGGCGGCCAGTGGAATATCTCGATGTTCCACTACCGCAACCACGGCGCGGCCGATGGCCGGGTCATGGCCGGGCTGGTGGTGCCCGAAAACGAGCGGCACCTGATCCCGGCGGCACTGGCCGAGATTGGGTATCCGTATTGGGATGAGAGCGAGAATCCGGCTTATAAGCTGTTTTTGGGGTGA
- the ptsP gene encoding phosphoenolpyruvate--protein phosphotransferase → MLNTLRKIVQEVNSAKDLKAALGIIVLRVKEAMGSQVCSVYLLDPEANRFVLMATEGLNKRSIGKVSMAPNEGLVGLVGTREEPLNLENAADHPRYRYFAETGEERFASFLGAPIIHHRRVVGVLVIQQKERRQFDEGEEAFLVTMSAQLAGVIAHAEATGSIRGLGRQGKGIQEAKFVGVAGSPGAAVGVAVVMLPPADLEVVPDKTVTDIAAELALFQTALEGVRGDMRTLSAKLATQLRPEERALFDVYLMMLDDASLGSEVTNVIKTGQWAQGALRSVVSEHVKRFELMDDAYLRERASDVKDLGRRLLAYLQQARQQTLVYPDNTILVSEELTPAMLGEVPEGKLVGLISVLGSGNSHVAILARAMGIPTVMGVVDLPYSKVDGIELIVDGYHGEVFTNPSDIMRKQFAEVVEEERQLSQGLDSLRELPCVTLDGHRMPLWVNTGLLADVARAQQRGAEGVGLYRTEVPFMINQRFPSEKEQLAIYREQLAAFHPLPVTMRSLDIGGDKALSYFPIKEDNPFLGWRGIRVTLDHPEIFLVQTRAMLKASEGLNNLRILLPMISSTHEVEEALHLIHRAWGEVRDEGTDVPMPPVGVMIEVPAAVYQTRDLARQVDFLSVGSNDLTQYLLAVDRNNPRVADLYDYLHPAVLQALQNVVRDAHAEGKPVSICGEMAGDPAAAVLLMAMGFDSLSMNATNLPKVKWMLRQIHLSKAKELLAQLMTNDNPQVISSSLQLALKNLGLSRMINPGSVKGH, encoded by the coding sequence ATGCTCAATACGCTGCGCAAGATCGTCCAGGAAGTTAACTCCGCCAAGGATCTAAAGGCGGCGTTGGGCATTATTGTGTTACGCGTAAAAGAGGCGATGGGCAGCCAGGTCTGCTCGGTCTACCTGCTCGACCCGGAAGCCAATCGTTTCGTATTGATGGCGACCGAGGGCTTGAACAAGCGCTCGATCGGCAAAGTCAGCATGGCGCCGAATGAGGGCCTGGTCGGTCTGGTCGGCACTCGCGAAGAGCCGCTGAACCTCGAAAACGCTGCCGATCACCCCCGTTATCGCTACTTTGCCGAAACCGGCGAGGAGCGTTTCGCCTCATTCCTTGGGGCACCGATCATTCACCACCGCCGTGTGGTGGGCGTACTGGTCATCCAGCAAAAGGAGCGCCGCCAGTTCGACGAAGGGGAAGAAGCTTTCCTCGTGACGATGAGCGCGCAGCTCGCCGGGGTTATCGCCCACGCTGAAGCCACCGGTTCGATCCGGGGCCTTGGTCGTCAGGGCAAAGGGATTCAGGAAGCGAAATTTGTCGGCGTCGCCGGTTCGCCCGGTGCTGCCGTGGGCGTGGCCGTGGTCATGCTGCCGCCTGCCGATCTGGAAGTGGTGCCGGACAAGACCGTCACTGATATCGCTGCCGAACTGGCCTTGTTTCAGACGGCCCTGGAAGGCGTGCGCGGCGATATGCGTACCTTGTCCGCCAAGCTTGCGACCCAACTGCGGCCGGAAGAGCGCGCATTGTTCGATGTTTACCTGATGATGCTCGACGATGCTTCGCTGGGCAGCGAAGTGACCAATGTCATCAAGACCGGGCAGTGGGCGCAGGGCGCCTTGCGCTCGGTGGTCAGCGAACACGTCAAACGCTTCGAATTGATGGACGACGCTTACCTGCGTGAGCGCGCGTCCGACGTCAAGGATCTGGGCCGTCGCTTGCTGGCCTACCTGCAACAGGCCCGGCAACAGACGCTGGTTTACCCCGACAACACGATTCTGGTCAGCGAAGAACTCACGCCCGCGATGTTGGGCGAAGTGCCTGAAGGCAAGCTGGTCGGCCTGATTTCGGTGCTTGGCTCCGGCAACTCCCACGTCGCGATCCTGGCCCGCGCCATGGGTATTCCGACGGTCATGGGCGTGGTCGATCTGCCGTATTCCAAGGTCGATGGCATCGAGCTGATCGTCGACGGTTATCACGGCGAAGTCTTTACCAACCCCAGCGACATCATGCGCAAGCAGTTCGCCGAGGTGGTCGAGGAAGAGCGTCAGCTCTCCCAAGGCCTGGATTCCCTGCGTGAGCTGCCTTGCGTCACGCTGGACGGGCATCGCATGCCGTTGTGGGTCAACACCGGTCTGCTCGCTGATGTGGCCCGCGCCCAGCAGCGTGGCGCCGAAGGCGTTGGTCTGTATCGCACCGAAGTGCCGTTCATGATCAACCAGCGTTTCCCGAGTGAAAAGGAACAGCTGGCGATCTACCGCGAGCAACTGGCCGCTTTCCATCCGCTGCCGGTGACCATGCGCAGCCTGGACATCGGCGGTGACAAGGCGCTGTCCTACTTCCCGATCAAGGAGGACAACCCGTTCCTCGGCTGGCGCGGCATTCGCGTCACCCTCGATCACCCGGAAATCTTCCTGGTGCAGACCCGCGCCATGCTCAAGGCCAGTGAAGGCTTGAACAACCTGCGGATTCTGCTGCCGATGATTTCCAGCACCCACGAAGTGGAAGAGGCCTTGCACCTCATTCACCGTGCGTGGGGTGAAGTCCGCGACGAAGGTACCGACGTGCCGATGCCGCCGGTGGGCGTGATGATCGAAGTGCCTGCGGCGGTTTATCAGACCCGCGATCTGGCGCGTCAGGTGGACTTCCTGTCGGTCGGCTCCAACGACCTGACCCAATATCTGCTGGCAGTGGACCGCAACAACCCACGGGTTGCCGACCTTTACGATTACTTGCACCCGGCGGTACTGCAAGCCTTGCAGAACGTCGTGCGCGACGCTCATGCCGAAGGCAAACCGGTGAGCATCTGCGGCGAGATGGCCGGCGATCCAGCGGCTGCGGTGCTGTTGATGGCGATGGGTTTTGACAGCCTGTCGATGAACGCCACCAACCTGCCGAAAGTGAAATGGATGCTGCGTCAGATCCATCTGAGCAAGGCCAAGGAACTGCTCGCGCAATTGATGACCAATGACAACCCGCAAGTCATCAGCAGCTCGCTGCAACTGGCGCTGAAAAATCTTGGCCTGTCGCGGATGATCAATCCGGGGTCGGTCAAAGGGCATTGA